Proteins from a genomic interval of Xylocopa sonorina isolate GNS202 chromosome 4, iyXylSono1_principal, whole genome shotgun sequence:
- the Eip63e gene encoding cyclin dependent kinase Eip63E isoform X5, with the protein MKVLRTKLDVIEWTGVGDHERVHRQLSVSSDSKLLDEDIREEARVILRPRRPPRPKSEVFLGPDPPPRRTKRFSAFGGDSPFGKSEAYIKLEQLGEGSYATVFKGYSHLTNQMVALKEIRLQEEEGAPFTAIREASLLKELKHSNIVTLHDIIHTRETLTFVFEYVHTDLSQYMERYGSGNGGLDPRNVKLFLFQLLRGLAYCHRRRVLHRDVKPQNLLISEIGELKLADFGLARAKSVPSHTYSHEVVTLWYRPPDVLLGSTEYSTSLDMWGVGCIFMEMLTGEPTFPGVRCTYDQLDKIFKVLGTPTEETWPGVTHLPGYKPHRLGFYPPRKLGLSFPRLYDIAEGDSMASSLLQLNPDQRIGAEEALKHPYFASLPRKLYELPDEVSIFSVEGCHLYTNSRHGCADSRHTALKT; encoded by the exons AAAGTTTTAAGGACGAAATTGGATGTCATAGAATGGACAGGTGTGGGCGACCATGAGAGAGTGCATCGGCAGCTTTCCGTTTCTAGTGATTCCAAGCTTCTCGACGAGGATATACGCGAAGAAGCTAGAGTAATCTTACGACCTCGACGTCCACCACGACCCAAGTCGGAAGTTTTCCTTGGGCCAGATCCACCTCCTAGAAGAACTAAAAGATTTTCAGCATTTGGG GGAGATTCTCCTTTTGGTAAATCCGAAGCTTATATAAAACTGGAACAATTAGGGGAAGGATCATACGCCACAGTGTTCAAAGGTTATAGTCACCTAACAAATCAAATGGTGGCACTTAAGGAAATTAGACTGCAAGAGGAAGAGGGAGCTCCATTTACTGCCATTCGCGAGGCAAGCCTTCTTAAAGAATTGAAGCATAGCAATATCGTTACCTTGCACGATATAATTCATACGCGCGAGACTCTCACGTTTGTTTTTGAATATGTTCATACCGATCTGTCTCAATACATGGAAAGGTACGGGAGCGGTAACGGTGGTTTAGATCCACGAAATGTTAAATTGTTTCTATTTCAATTATTAAGGGGATTAGCATACTGTCACCGCAG GAGAGTATTACATAGAGACGTGAAGCCACAAAACTTGCTAATCAGTGAAATAGGAGAACTGAAGTTAGCAGATTTCGGTTTAGCACGAGCTAAATCTGTACCGTCGCACACATATTCGCACGAAGTCGTGACATTATGGTACAGGCCGCCTGACGTTCTTTTGGGTTCTACAGAGTATTCTACCTCACTTGACATGTGGGGAGTAGGTTGCATATTTATGGAGATGTTGACCGGCGAACCAACATTCCCAGGTGTACGGTGTACGTACGACCAGCTTGATAAAATATTCAAAGTATTAGGCACTCCTACAGAGGAGACTTGGCCTGGTGTCACGCACCTGCCAGGATATAAACCGCATAGACTGGGATTCTATCCTCCGCGAAAATTGGGTCTTTCGTTCCCTAGACTTTATGATATTGCCGAAGGCGATAGTATGGCATCGTCGCTTCTACAATTGAATCCTGATCAACGGATAGGAGCTGAAGAAGCGCTGAAGCATCCATACTTTGCCTCTCTTCCTAGAAAACTATACGAGTTGCCTGACG AAGTATCGATATTTAGTGTTGAAGGTTGTCATTTATATACAAATTCGAGGCACGGGTGTGCAGATTCGCGTCACACAGCTCTTAAGACTTGA